DNA sequence from the Rhodanobacter soli genome:
CGATCCGTGGATGCTGATGGGCGCGGTCCTTGGTCTGTACCTGTACGACGCCGCCCTTCTGCTGTTCCACAACGAGGTAGTGCTGGAGGTGCGGCGGCGCGATTTCGTCGTCTCCGGCGGCTCGGCTTTGGAGTTTGGTGGCCGGCACCTGTTCCTGCCGAACCCGTGTTGCCCGCATCGAGTGCTGCTGCGACTGGCCTGGTCCGCAGCCGCATCACCACCGCGGCAGCGGGCACGCTGGCAGCGTGCCAGGCTCACGCTGGTGACCCTCGCGCCGTGGACGTGGTTGCTGCTGGGCCTATTCTTCGTGGGGTTGCCCGGGGCGCTCTGGCTCGGTACGCATGTCGTGCTGCTGGGCTGGCTGCTGTCGACCTATCTGGTGATCGTGGCGATGCTGGTCCAGGTGTACCGCTGCCGGAAGGCGCTGAACCTCTCGGCGCGAGCGGTGCTGGCGCTGGCATTCGATGCGCTGCTGTGCGCGCCGTTCGCACTGAACATCGTCAGGAAGATCAGTCTGCGGCAAGAGGCTGTTCCCGACCTGCGCCGTGCCGCCTCGTCGCTCCTGTCGCCCGTACAGCAGACTGTGCTGCTCGGCCTGTTGCGCGAGAGAATTCGCACCAGCCTGGATTTCGCGGAGCCGGGCAGTGCGGCCAGCAACTCGTTGCGGGCCTGCCTGAAGCACTTTGAGGACAGCGCGCCATGACCGTTACGCAGATCGTCGTCATCCTCGCCGGGTTGTTCTTCGGCTACCGCCTGGTCAGCCACCTGCTTTCGCCGGGCACAGGCGAACAGGATGGGTTGCATCGTCCTTCCGGCGGACAGGACGAACGTAATGACGTTAACGGCCGGCGGCGCGACCACGGCCCGGCGTGGAGCGATGCGCCATCGTCCGAACGGCCGGCCGCGTGGCACCAGGTGCTGGGCGTCGCCGAATCCGCCAGTCTGGATGAGATTGAGCACGCCTACCGGCAACAGATCAGCCAGTACCACCCGGACAAGGTGGCCCGGCTCGGCGAGGATCTCCGCCAACTGGCCGGGCGTCGCTCACAGGAGATCAATGCCGCGTACGACATTGCCACCCGGCTGCGGCGCGGATAGCCGAAAGCCGTTGACGGCACGGAGCACGTCATTCGCGGGATCGCGAGGTTGCATCGGCGGGGCGATGGTTACACGCTGTCGCGTGTGTACCCACAGCATCGGTCCATGATCATGAAATCATTCCTTCGATTTGCCCTTTCCGGACTGTTGGTCCTGTTCGCCGCCACTGCGGCGGCCCTCCAGCCTGATGCGCTGAAAACGCGGGCCTATATCGACCACGCATGGACCACGCTGACGCGTTCGATGGATGACTGCTCGGCCCTGCGCGATCCCAAGGTGGGCACGCAGCCGGTGCTGTACCTGCCGGCGAACCTGCCGACGCCGCCGGACCTGGCGGCGGTGAAGGCGCGCTGCAACGTCGACGTGCACGTGCTGCCCCGGGCGGTCGGCCAGCTCGGCGACATCGCACCGACCACGCTGCCGCGGCAGGGCCTGCTCTACCTGCCGCATCCGTACGTGGTGCCGGGCGGCTTCTTCAACGAGATGTACGGCTGGGACAGCTATTTCATCGTGCTCGGCCTGGTCGCCGACCATCGCGAGGCGCTGGCGCGCGACATGGTAGAGAACGCGCTGTTCGAGGTGCAGTACTACGGGGCGGTGCTCAACGCGAACCGCACCTACTACCTGACCCGTTCGCAGCCGCCGTTCCTGAGTTCGATGATCCGTGCCGTACTGGACGACCCGGACAGTTTCAAGAGCAAGGCCGAAGCCCATGCGTGGCTCGAACACGCCTATCCGCTCGCCGTGCGCGACTACTCCACCTGGACGCGCAAGGAACACCGGGCCGGCGACACCGGTCTGGCGCGCTACTACGACTACGGCGGCGCGGCGCCGGTGCTGGAGATGCGCGACAGCAGCTACCTGCGCGGCGTGATCGACTGGCTGATCGCGCACCCGTCGGAGGATCCCGGCTACCTGGTCAAGGCTTCCGAACATCCGGACGCGGCGGAAGTCGCGCGGCTCAAGGCCGCCAGCTGCGACGTCGAGGCCTCGAAGGTGTGCGCCGGCGCCTGGTCGAAAGGCTATCGCCTGAGCGCCGACTACTACCTCGGCGATCGCGCGATGCGCGAATCGGGTTTCGACACCACCTTCCGCATGGGCCCGTTCGGCGGTTCCACCCACCAGTACGCGCCGGTCGATCTGAACAGCCTGCTGTACCGCTACGAGCGCGACCTGCACGATTTCGCCGTGCAGCTCGGCAACGATGCGGACGCCCAGCGCTGGGCCGGCGCTGCCGATGCGCGGCGCGCGGCGATCGACAAATACCTGTGGCGCGCCGGCAAGGGCATGTACATGGACTACGACTTCGTCACCGGCAAGCCGTCGGACTACGACTTCGTCTCCACCTACTATCCGCTGTGGGCCGGTGCCGCGTCGAAGCAGCAGGCCAAGGCGCTGCGCGGCAAGCTCGGCATCTTCGAACGCAAGGGCGGGCTGCAGATGAGCGACCACGCCAGCGGCGCGCAATGGGATGCGCCGTTCGGCTGGGCGCCGACCAACTGGCTGGCGGTGGCCGGCCTGGATGCCTACGGCTTCCACGACGACGCCCGCCGCATCGCGCGCGAGTTCACCGGCACCATCGACCGCAGCCTCGCCGACGACGGCACCATCCGCGAGAAATACAACATGGCCAGCGGCAATGCCGACGTGAAGATCAGCGCCGGCTACAAGGACAACGTGATCGGCTTCGGCTGGAGCAACGGCGTGTACCTGAAGATGCAGGCGCTGCTACGGCAGAAATAATCCGGTCCGGCGGTGCCCGCTTGCGCGTGCCCCGGGCGCCGCCGTTGCGGCATACTTCCCGCGGCGAGGCACACCGCACAGGGGAAGAGCAGGCATGACATGGGGGTGGGTCGTCGTGGGCACGCTCGCCCAGCTGATGCTGGGCCTGTTCCTGTTCATGCTGGTGGTGTTTTCCGCATCCAGCATGGACGGCGTCGGCAAGCTCGCCGGGGTGCACTCGAAGATCCTCGCGCTGTCGCTCTTCGGGCTGCCCGCCACCTGCGTCGTGAGCGCCGGCATGCTCATCCACCTTTTACCGAAGCGGTGGCAGTCCGTCGTCATGGTGGTGGCACGCCGTGCCGCTGGCAGCGGCTGCCGTGTATCTCGTCTACGCGATCAGCCTCGGAAAGCGGATTGAGGCGCTCCGCGAGAAGGAAACGGGTTCACGCAACTCAACAGGGGAAGGGAAATGAATACCTACAATCCGTACGAGGCACCGAAGGCTGACATCGCGGCGCCGGTGGCTGGGGGCGACGCGCTGAAGCGCGAAGCGCTGAGCCTTGGCGCGGGCTGAGGCAGGTATCGGGCCGGCGGATCGGAGTACTCTTTGCCCTCGCATGGCGTCATGCACGGCTGTCGATTCTTCGCGCATTCAACTCGGACGGGTGAGCACGATGGCGAACTTCCGCATTCCCGGCCCCACCTTGTGGGGCGCGCAGTTTTCACAGAACGCGGGCAGCCTGTTCAACCTGCGCGCCGGGTTTCCCGGGCAGGATGTCTGCAGCACGCCGCTGACGACCGCCTTCCACCTGTTGCCGGTGCAGCAGTCGCCCGGCATGTGCCTGGCCGGCATGGGCCAGTTCAATGCCGCGCCGGACGTATCGTTCCTGTTCCGCATGTGCCTCAACCCCAGGGTCGGGTTGACCGACCAGGACTTTGCGGACGCCGCGGCCGGGCTGGGTGTGGAAGTCGCCGCGATCAAGGCGGTGGCCGAGGTGGAAGCGCCGGGCAAGGCGTTCGACGAGTCCGGGCGGCCACGCATCCTGTATGAGCGACACTATTTCCATCGCCTCACGCAGGGCCGCTACGACAAGCAGCACCCGGATATCTCGAACACCCTGGGTGGCGGTTACGGCAAGTTCTCCGCGCAGTATGGCAAGCTCGAGAAGGCCTATCTGCTGGATGCGGAGGCCGCGCTGAAATCGGCCTCGTGGGGGCGCTTCCAGATCATGGGCGAGAACCACCCGGCCGCGGGCTACACCTCGGTGCAGGCGTTCGTGCTGGCGTTGACCCGTTCGGAGGCCGCGCATCTGCAGGCCTTCACCCGTTTCGTCATGGCCAACAATTCAATGAACGAAGCCTTGCGGAAAAAGGAGTGGGCGGCGTTTGCCAAGGCCTACAATGGCAAGAACTACCAGCAGAACGACTACGACACCAAGCTGAAATCGGCCTACGACAAATTCACGCGGGGATCGGCGAAACCATGAGAAATACCGTCAGCCTGGTGCTGCTACTGTCGCTCGTTTCCTCATGCGCCTATTCCGTTCAGCCCGCCACCGGATCGCTGTGCCACGCACCGGAAACCACGTACTTCAGCTGCCGGACCACGCGCCACACGACGGTCAGCCTGTGCGGTACGCTGCCGTCGAACCTGCAGTACCGCTACGGCAAGGGCGCGCAGGTGGAGTTGCAGTTTCCCGATGACCCGGCGACGGGCGCTCGGCAACTCGGCTACGCGCACTACTCGCGCTTCCAGGTCGAGCGCACCGAGGTCACCTTCAGTCACATGGACGCCGACTACGCCGTGTTCGACTACACCGAGAACGACCGGCGCAGCGCCGGCGTGCACGTCACCACCGCGGACGGCAAGGAGTCGGAGGTGCGCTGTACCGGTCCGGTGCAGGGGCAGCTGGCGCCGCTCGGCAAGAGCCTGCGCTGCGACAGCGACAACGCGCTCAACGGCGGGCAGTGTCCCTGACGCGGGTCAGGGCTTCGCGCCCGGTGTTTTGACGATCTCGCTCTCGACCACCATGTCCAGCACGTACGCGCTGGACGGTGCGTCGGCCGGCGGCCGCTTCAGCGGATCGCGCTTCACGCGCAGCACGTTGCGTACGCCGGGCTCGTGCACGTAGCCCTCGATGTCCTGCTGCAGCGGCTGCCACGGGCCGGGCTCGCCCGCGCGCAGGCCGTTCGCGTCGTAGTGGCGTTCGCGCACCTGCAGGCAGGTCTTGTCCGGCACCAGAGGGTGCCGGCAGGGCACCGTCTGCGGCGCCACTTCCAGGAACAGCGTTTCGCCGGGCCCGCCATAGCGCGTCTCGGCGGTGGGCTGGCCGGCGAACGTGAGGGTCTGGCCGTTGGCGGCCGCCAGGGTGAGCAGCGGCGTGCCGCCGGGCGTCGACACGATCAGTGAGGGCCGGTCCCGCAGCACGGCCTTGATGGTGGTTTCGCGCTGCATCAGGGTGGCATCCGTGCAGGCCATCATGGTCTGCAGCAACGAAGCAGTGACCAGGTGGCCGTCGACGATCTTGTAGTCGCCGCCGATCGCGTTGCAGGCGTTGTGCACGCTGAGCTGGTCGGTGGTGAAGTCGAGTTGCAGCGGCGGCTTGTCCGTCTTGCCGAACAGCGCGTCGAGGCGCTGGTTGCTGGCGTCGACGGCGTCGTGCAGCTGCCAGTGGTAACGCGTGAGGGTGTGGGTCGATGTCGGCATGTCATCGCCGGCCGGCGCAGGCACGGCCGCTTGCGTGTTCGACTCCGGTGTCGCCATGCAGGCGGCCAGCACGAGCGGGAGCAGCCACAGAAAGTTTTTCATGCGATGCCTCCGGAAGGACATATGCCGCGAGGGTAGCGCAGGCGCAGCCGGTGGTGACGCGGCCGGTTCAGTGCGCATTGAGGCTCGCGGTCATGGCGCGCCCGCGGCTGCACTTGAGGTAGGGCGAGGCGTGCAGCCAGCGCGCATCGGGGTAGTAGGAAAACACGTACTGGCCGCCCTTGAGCGTGTCGATCAACGGGCGCGCGATCGCGTTGCGCACGGCGGGGCAACCGTAGCTGCGGCCGATGCGGCCCTGCTGGCGGGCGAAGGCGGAGTTGACATAGGACGCGCCGTGGATCACCAGCGCGCGTGCCAGTGCATGGTCGTTGGTGCCCGGTTCGAGGCCTTCCATGCGTAGCGAGTAACCGTTGCGGCCGACGTAGGTGTCCAGCGTGCGGAACAGGCCCAGGCTGGATTGCAGGCTCTCCGGCCGGTTCGAGAATGCCGTGGCCAGGTTCTCGCCGGTGTTGCGGCCGTGCGCCACCAGCTCGTGGTACAGCAGCTTGCGTTTGGCCAGGTCGAACACCCACAGCCGCGGTTCGGTCGAGGGCTTCGAATAGTCGATCACCGCCAGCCGGTCGGATGGCGGCTGGCCCTGTGCAGCGGCGCACTCGGTGGCGGCGAGCGCCAGGCCGATCACCTGGGGGTTCGCGTGCGGTGCGAGCTTGCTGAGCGCGTCCTGCAGTGACGGTTCCGCGGCATGCGCCGCAGCGAAGCAGCCGGCGAAAAGCAGCATCAGGGTGGCGGCGTGGCGCAGGAATCGGCTCATCGGAACGGCTTGGCGTGGGGCGGATCAGGCATGCGGCTGTCGATCCTAGCAGTCCCCCGTTAAGAACGCGTCCAGCACGGCGGGGCGGCGCCGCGCGCGTTTGCGCCGACATGCGGCTGTGCTATGACAGGCCGGAACTTTGCGCAGGATCGTGCCGTGCCGTCCAAACCTTCCCGTGTCGTTCACGCCATCGCCCTGCTGGGGCTGCTGCTGGGAGCCGCCGTGCATGCGCAGCAGCCCGCCGCCGAGCCACCGCTGAGTCCGGTGGCCGAACAGATCCGCGACCGGGTCGAGCAATGGCGCGGCGCGCATGCCGACGCCGATGCCCCCGGCCAAGCGGTGGCGGATTTCTACGAACAGAACCGGTTCGCGCCGGCATGGACGCGCCCGGGCGATCTCGACCAGTTGCTGGCCGCGCTACGCGACGTGGCCGGCGATGGCCTCGATCCGGAAGACTATGGACTGAGCGAACTGCAGCGCCAGCGCGTCGTGCCGGGCGACCCGCAGGCGACGCCACAGCAGCGTGCGCAGTTCGACCTGCTGGCCACCGATGCCTGCCTGGCCGCGCTGATGCATCTGTATCGCGGCAAGGTCGATCCGGCCACGCTGGACACGCACTGGAACTTCGACCCGCGCCAGCTCGACCAGGCGCAGGGCCTCAAGGCGGTGCGCGACGCGCTGGCGCAGGGCGCGGTGGGCCCGCTGTTCGCGCGCGCCCGTCCGCAGAACCCGCTGTACGGCCAGTTGCGCGCGGCGCTGGCGAAACTGCGCGAGGTGGCGGTGCAGGGCGGCTGGCCGCCGCTCGCCGACGGCCCCACGCTGAAGCCGGGCAGCCGCGATCCACGCGTACCGGCGCTGCGCCAGCGGCTGCAGCTGGTCGGCTATCCGGTGGGTGGAAGTGTGGACGACCTGTACGACCCGGCGCTGGAAGCCGCGTTGAAGCAGTTCCAGCGCGAACAATACCTGGCCGCGGACGGCCACCTGGGCAAGGCCACGCTGGCCGCGTTGAACGTGCCGGTCGCGGCGCGCATCGAGCAGCTGCGGGCGAACCTGGAGCGCGCGCGCTGGCTGCTGCACCAGCTGCAGGGCGAGTTCGTGGTGGTCGACATCGCCGGCTACCAGGTCGCCTACTACAGGGACGGCAAGCCGGTGTGGCGTTCGCGCGTGCAGGTGGGCAAGCCGTACCGCAGCACGCCGGTGTTCAAGTCGAAGATCACCTACCTCACGCTCAACCCGACCTGGACGGTGCCGCCGACCATCCTGAAGAACGACATCCTGCCGAAGGTGCGCAGGAACCCGGGCTACCTCGCCGCCAACCGCATCCGCGTACTCGACGGCCAGGGTCGCGAGTTGTCGCCGGCCAGCGTGAACTGGGCCAACCCGCGCGGCATCGTGCTGCGCCAGGATGCCGGTCCGGGCAATTCGCTGGGCCGGCTGGTGATCCGTTTTCCCAACGACTACGCGGTCTACCTGCACGACACGCCGCACCAGGAACTGTTCGCCAACGAGCAGCGCGCGAACAGCTCCGGCTGCATCCGGGTGGAGCGTCCGCGCGAACTGGCCGAGCTGCTGCTGGACGACCCCGCGCGCTGGAATCGCGCGGGCATCGACCGCGCGATCGACACGCTGAAGACCCAGACCGTGATGCTGCGTCAGCCGGTACCGTTGCTGCTGGCGTACTGGACGGTGGACCTGCGCGAGGACGGCCGCGTCGGTTTCCGCCCCGACGTCTACCAGCGCGACCCGCCGCTGCTCGCCGCGTTGGGGCGCCCGCGCGTGTCGCCATGGCTGCCGGCGGCCGCCATGCAACCCTGAAGCAAAAAAGGCCGCGCCGGCGGGAGCGCCGGGCGCGGCCAAGGTTTGAACCGATCCACTGCCAATGCATCGGGTGCCGGTGACGGAGCGATCCGCGCCGGCCCGGGCAGTGTGCCGAGCGTAGGTCTCACGGGCTGGGATTGCCCTGATCCCGGTCAGGGCGCCCGGCCGGGCTGGCCGCCATCATCGCCGTCGGCGGATGTCCCGCCCTGGAGACCGTACCGATGCTGTTTCAAGTGAAGGATCTTGCCGGTGATACCGGCGCCATCGCCGCCATCCTGCGCGCCCATGACGCCAACGCGCAGGTCACCGGCGATCCCGCCGCGGGACAGATCGACGTGGCGGCGCAGCTGACCTCCAGCCAGGTCATCACCGCCCTGCACGACGCGGGCTACGAGGCCGTCCGCGTATCCGAGCCGCGGCAGATCCACGTCAGCGGCGGCAGCACGTGCTGCGGCAGCTGCTCATGAGGCGTTGACGTCGTCGTCCGTGCCGCGTGGCCGCGCCGAACGCGGCTTGCGCGGCCCCGGCGCGGAATGCCGGCCCTGCGCGGCGTCGATCGCGTCGATCCAGCCCGCGCGCGCGCCCGGAAACGCGTCCGCGTACGGCACGTACGGCTTGATGTCGAGGATCGGCGTGCCGTCGAGCAGGTCCACCCCGCGCACGCGCAGCGTGCCGTCTTCGACCGCGACCAGCTCCACCGCGGACAGGCCGATCGCGTTCGGCCGGTGCGGCGAGCGCGTCGCCAGCACGCTGCGCTTGCCGCCGCCGCGCGGCGGGCGCACCTCGGCCTTCCAGCCTTCGCTGCGGTGGAACGCGAACAGCAGCCAGATCCGCTCAAAGCCGGCGAGATCCCGCCAGGCCGCCGCGGGGAAGCCCGCCACGAACTCGATCACCGCCTCGGCCACCGCCTGCGTCTCGGTACCGGCCACCACGGTGGACTGGTGCGGCGCGTCGATGCGCCGCGCGTACGGCGAGCGCACGAACGCGATCGGATGGCAGGACAGGACGTGCAAGCTATCGGGCGCGGTGCTCATTGCGGCATTATCCACCTTCGCCCCGCTTCCCCCGCCGAGGACGCCATGAAATTTCTTGTGATGATCTACTGCGACGACGCCTTGCTGGACGCGCTGCCCGAGGGTGAGTTCGACCACATGATGCGCGGTTGCCTCCACCACGCCGACGAGCTGCAGGCCGACGGCTGCCTGCTCGGTTCGCAGCAGCTCGAACACCCGGCCACGGCACGCACCCTGCGCGTGCGCGGCCAGCACAGCAGCGTCGTCGACGGGCCGTTCGCCGAAACCAAGGAATACCTGGGCGGCTTCAACCTGATCGAGGCCGCCGACATGGACGAGGCGGTGCGGGTCGCCGCGGAGTTCCCCTGGGCGCGTACCGGCGCGATCGAGATCCGCCCGGTGCGCGACATGGATGCGGTCAGGCGGCGGGTGGGCGCGTGAGCATGCGCGACGACGACGATTTCGACACCGGTCCGGACTTCGACGAGGAGGACGACTCGGTCGAGGCGAAGGTCTGGCAGTTGCTGCTGCTGATCAACCCCGGCGACGAGGAGACCGCGCTGCAGCAGTTCGCGGACTACCGCGAGGCCGCGGCGGAGGTGGAAGACGCGGAGCCGGTCGAACTGGTCGGCCGGGTGATCGACTGGCGCTCCGGCTTCATGGTCGACGAGCACGACCTGCGCTCGCTGGTGCAGGCGCTGGACGAGCTGAGCGCGCGCTGGAACCTGTCGATCGACTGGAACGGCGACCCGGACGACGACGACTTCTTCGACGACACCGACGCGGGCACCCTGCTCGGCATCGCCTACGACCGCCTCGCCGAATTCGGCTATACGGTGTGGTCGTGGGAAACCGCCGACGAGGCCTGCGCCGGCTGGATCACCCTGACCCGCGACAACGAACCGATGCGCGAACTGGCCACGGCGCTGCACATCAACCTGCGCCTGGGCAGCGACGTGGGCTGAACGGCGAAACAGTAGGGAACGGAACAAGCATGCTGCAATTGATCGGTTTCGATGGCGACGACACGCTGTGGCACAGCGAGGGTTACTACCGCGCGGCCAGCGAGGCGTTCGCCGCGATCATGGGGCGCTACGTGGACCTCGGCGACCAGCACGTGCACGACAGCATGCTGGCCACCGAACAGCGCAACCTCAAGCTGTTCGGCTACGGCGCCAAGGGCATGGCGCTGTCGATGGTGGAAACCGCGATCGCGATCAGCGACGGCCGCATCACGGCGACGGACATCCATCGCCTGGTCGAGCTGGGCAAGACCGTGCTGCAGCATCCGGTGGAACTGCTGCCCGGCATCCGCGAAGCGGTCGAGGCGGTGGCGCAGCGCTACGAGGTGGTGCTGATCACCAAGGGCGACCTGTTCCACCAGGAAAAGAAGGTGGCCGAGTCGGGGCTGGCCGACCTGTTCCGCCGCATCGAGATCGTGTCGGAGAAGAACGCCGCCACCTACCGGCGCGTGCTCGGCGAATTCGCGCTGCAGCCGGCGCAGTTCGCGATGGTCGGCAACTCGCTGCGCTCGGACATCGAGCCGGTGGTGCGCCTGGGCGGCTGGGGCGTGCACCTGCCGTACCACGTGACCTGGGCACACGAACTGGAGAACGGCCTCGGCGCCGACGAACCGCACGTGCTCACGGTGGACGCGCCGGCGGCTATCCCGGCGGCGGTGGAACGCTTGCGCGAGCTGGCGGTTTAGTCGTCGAAGCCGGTGTAGCCCTCGGGGAAGATCGGCGTGCCGTCCGCTTCCAGCCCCGTCATGTCGGCCAGCGCCTTCGCCGCGGCGGCCTCGGCGAGATCCTTGTCGCGGAAGCTGCGGTTCTCGCAGATCGCGTAGTACACCGGGAAGCCGTGGCGGCGCGGCGTGACCGCGAGCCAGGCGGAGTAGCGCGAACCTTCCAGGGTGGCG
Encoded proteins:
- a CDS encoding J domain-containing protein encodes the protein MTVTQIVVILAGLFFGYRLVSHLLSPGTGEQDGLHRPSGGQDERNDVNGRRRDHGPAWSDAPSSERPAAWHQVLGVAESASLDEIEHAYRQQISQYHPDKVARLGEDLRQLAGRRSQEINAAYDIATRLRRG
- a CDS encoding trehalase family glycosidase, which translates into the protein MKSFLRFALSGLLVLFAATAAALQPDALKTRAYIDHAWTTLTRSMDDCSALRDPKVGTQPVLYLPANLPTPPDLAAVKARCNVDVHVLPRAVGQLGDIAPTTLPRQGLLYLPHPYVVPGGFFNEMYGWDSYFIVLGLVADHREALARDMVENALFEVQYYGAVLNANRTYYLTRSQPPFLSSMIRAVLDDPDSFKSKAEAHAWLEHAYPLAVRDYSTWTRKEHRAGDTGLARYYDYGGAAPVLEMRDSSYLRGVIDWLIAHPSEDPGYLVKASEHPDAAEVARLKAASCDVEASKVCAGAWSKGYRLSADYYLGDRAMRESGFDTTFRMGPFGGSTHQYAPVDLNSLLYRYERDLHDFAVQLGNDADAQRWAGAADARRAAIDKYLWRAGKGMYMDYDFVTGKPSDYDFVSTYYPLWAGAASKQQAKALRGKLGIFERKGGLQMSDHASGAQWDAPFGWAPTNWLAVAGLDAYGFHDDARRIAREFTGTIDRSLADDGTIREKYNMASGNADVKISAGYKDNVIGFGWSNGVYLKMQALLRQK
- a CDS encoding N-acetylmuramidase family protein; translation: MANFRIPGPTLWGAQFSQNAGSLFNLRAGFPGQDVCSTPLTTAFHLLPVQQSPGMCLAGMGQFNAAPDVSFLFRMCLNPRVGLTDQDFADAAAGLGVEVAAIKAVAEVEAPGKAFDESGRPRILYERHYFHRLTQGRYDKQHPDISNTLGGGYGKFSAQYGKLEKAYLLDAEAALKSASWGRFQIMGENHPAAGYTSVQAFVLALTRSEAAHLQAFTRFVMANNSMNEALRKKEWAAFAKAYNGKNYQQNDYDTKLKSAYDKFTRGSAKP
- a CDS encoding DUF4377 domain-containing protein → MKNFLWLLPLVLAACMATPESNTQAAVPAPAGDDMPTSTHTLTRYHWQLHDAVDASNQRLDALFGKTDKPPLQLDFTTDQLSVHNACNAIGGDYKIVDGHLVTASLLQTMMACTDATLMQRETTIKAVLRDRPSLIVSTPGGTPLLTLAAANGQTLTFAGQPTAETRYGGPGETLFLEVAPQTVPCRHPLVPDKTCLQVRERHYDANGLRAGEPGPWQPLQQDIEGYVHEPGVRNVLRVKRDPLKRPPADAPSSAYVLDMVVESEIVKTPGAKP
- a CDS encoding murein L,D-transpeptidase catalytic domain family protein, whose amino-acid sequence is MSRFLRHAATLMLLFAGCFAAAHAAEPSLQDALSKLAPHANPQVIGLALAATECAAAQGQPPSDRLAVIDYSKPSTEPRLWVFDLAKRKLLYHELVAHGRNTGENLATAFSNRPESLQSSLGLFRTLDTYVGRNGYSLRMEGLEPGTNDHALARALVIHGASYVNSAFARQQGRIGRSYGCPAVRNAIARPLIDTLKGGQYVFSYYPDARWLHASPYLKCSRGRAMTASLNAH
- a CDS encoding L,D-transpeptidase family protein encodes the protein MLGLLLGAAVHAQQPAAEPPLSPVAEQIRDRVEQWRGAHADADAPGQAVADFYEQNRFAPAWTRPGDLDQLLAALRDVAGDGLDPEDYGLSELQRQRVVPGDPQATPQQRAQFDLLATDACLAALMHLYRGKVDPATLDTHWNFDPRQLDQAQGLKAVRDALAQGAVGPLFARARPQNPLYGQLRAALAKLREVAVQGGWPPLADGPTLKPGSRDPRVPALRQRLQLVGYPVGGSVDDLYDPALEAALKQFQREQYLAADGHLGKATLAALNVPVAARIEQLRANLERARWLLHQLQGEFVVVDIAGYQVAYYRDGKPVWRSRVQVGKPYRSTPVFKSKITYLTLNPTWTVPPTILKNDILPKVRRNPGYLAANRIRVLDGQGRELSPASVNWANPRGIVLRQDAGPGNSLGRLVIRFPNDYAVYLHDTPHQELFANEQRANSSGCIRVERPRELAELLLDDPARWNRAGIDRAIDTLKTQTVMLRQPVPLLLAYWTVDLREDGRVGFRPDVYQRDPPLLAALGRPRVSPWLPAAAMQP
- the tsaA gene encoding tRNA (N6-threonylcarbamoyladenosine(37)-N6)-methyltransferase TrmO, with product MSTAPDSLHVLSCHPIAFVRSPYARRIDAPHQSTVVAGTETQAVAEAVIEFVAGFPAAAWRDLAGFERIWLLFAFHRSEGWKAEVRPPRGGGKRSVLATRSPHRPNAIGLSAVELVAVEDGTLRVRGVDLLDGTPILDIKPYVPYADAFPGARAGWIDAIDAAQGRHSAPGPRKPRSARPRGTDDDVNAS
- a CDS encoding YciI family protein; this encodes MKFLVMIYCDDALLDALPEGEFDHMMRGCLHHADELQADGCLLGSQQLEHPATARTLRVRGQHSSVVDGPFAETKEYLGGFNLIEAADMDEAVRVAAEFPWARTGAIEIRPVRDMDAVRRRVGA
- a CDS encoding DUF6630 family protein is translated as MRDDDDFDTGPDFDEEDDSVEAKVWQLLLLINPGDEETALQQFADYREAAAEVEDAEPVELVGRVIDWRSGFMVDEHDLRSLVQALDELSARWNLSIDWNGDPDDDDFFDDTDAGTLLGIAYDRLAEFGYTVWSWETADEACAGWITLTRDNEPMRELATALHINLRLGSDVG
- a CDS encoding HAD family hydrolase, which gives rise to MLQLIGFDGDDTLWHSEGYYRAASEAFAAIMGRYVDLGDQHVHDSMLATEQRNLKLFGYGAKGMALSMVETAIAISDGRITATDIHRLVELGKTVLQHPVELLPGIREAVEAVAQRYEVVLITKGDLFHQEKKVAESGLADLFRRIEIVSEKNAATYRRVLGEFALQPAQFAMVGNSLRSDIEPVVRLGGWGVHLPYHVTWAHELENGLGADEPHVLTVDAPAAIPAAVERLRELAV